The following nucleotide sequence is from Paenibacillus odorifer.
TTGCCATTAGCTCTTCTGTCTTCCCGGTCTCCACAATTTTTCCCATGTACATTACCGCAATTCGATCACTGATATATTTAACAGCACCCAAGCCATGACCTATAAAGAGATAAGAAAAGTGAAATTCTTGCTGTAAGTCCTTTAGTAAGTTCAGGATTTGAGATTGGATCGATACATCAAGTGCAGATACCGGCTCATCACAAATGATCAATTTGGGGTTTACGGATAACGCCCTCGCCACACCGATTCTTTGCCTCTGTCCCCCTGAAAATTCATGAGGGTAACGATTGATATAAGATTTAGACAACCCGACCATTTCCAGTAGCTGATTCACACGAAGCGAAGCTTTATCCGGTTCAACAAGACGATGCACTTTGATAGGCTCTTTTAAAATATCACCGATGGTCATTCTCGGATTTAGGGAAGAGAATGGATCCTGAAAAACCATCTGCATCCCTGTACGGATGTTTCTCATCTGTTTTTGTGAATAGGAAGTAATGTCCTGTCCCTGAAAGTGGATACTTCCCTCCGTTAGCT
It contains:
- a CDS encoding ABC transporter ATP-binding protein, coding for MPTNKSAAEEPLIDVKGLKTYYPIKKGIVSKTVGHVKAVDGVDFMINKGETLGLVGESGCGKSTVGRSVIRMEQLTEGSIHFQGQDITSYSQKQMRNIRTGMQMVFQDPFSSLNPRMTIGDILKEPIKVHRLVEPDKASLRVNQLLEMVGLSKSYINRYPHEFSGGQRQRIGVARALSVNPKLIICDEPVSALDVSIQSQILNLLKDLQQEFHFSYLFIGHGLGAVKYISDRIAVMYMGKIVETGKTEELMANPKHPYTKALLGAYPIPDPLMRKKERVIIQGDVPSQVNPPQGCRFHTRCPIASVECTQQEPLLKGGEHAVACLKVEEFGGLL